The stretch of DNA TCTTCTTCCGATTGTATTGATTACCTCCATGGTGCTATTATCTATGGATGGGTTCAGATCTTATGTTCACGTGGCTTCTGGGCCTCCTGTTGGTGCTCAGGTCCTGCATATACATACAGGTTACGGTAGAGTTGACTCCCCAACTTATTCTTAGGAAGCATGCCTTTGACGGCCTTCTCCACCAATGCGTATGGCTTGCGCGCGTGCAGTTGCTCAGCAGTCAATGAGCGTTGACCCCCTGGATATCCGGTGTGACGGATGTACTCTTTATCGCTCCACTTCTTTCCACTCAGGGTGACTTTATCTGCATTGATCACAATGACATTGTCACCACAATCCACATGAGGAGTGAATTCAGGCTTGTGCTTGCCTCTGAGAAGCTTGGCTACTTCAGAT from Flavobacteriales bacterium encodes:
- the rplM gene encoding 50S ribosomal protein L13, producing the protein MDTQSYKTISANKATVNKEWLVVDAEGKPLGRLASEVAKLLRGKHKPEFTPHVDCGDNVIVINADKVTLSGKKWSDKEYIRHTGYPGGQRSLTAEQLHARKPYALVEKAVKGMLPKNKLGSQLYRNLYVYAGPEHQQEAQKPREHKI